The Lonchura striata isolate bLonStr1 chromosome 11, bLonStr1.mat, whole genome shotgun sequence DNA segment GTTTGGACAGGGGCAGAGGGCACGGTAGAAGGAGAGAGGTCGGTATGTTTGTGGCaatgttttttaattattttttatttgttcatttgttcttttttttttttttttaaaaaaacaaacaacaccaTTATTATTTGCAAATTGTTGCCTGGTTAAATCATTTTCATATTAAACTTGCGCGGCGCATCGGCAGAGCTGATGCCCGCATCGGACTTCCGTGGCACGTACTCAATTTCAATATTGTGCTTGGTGTTGCCTTTCCCACGGCTCCACAGGAAGAGGAGCACCAGACAGAAGAGCACGACGCCCAAGAAGGAGATGAAGCCCATGGTGGTGGCGATGATGAGAGTCTTGATGTCAAAGGGGAAAGGCACGGTGGCGCGCGTGCTGTTGGCATCGCTCTCGTTGGGCTGGTTGGAGATGAACGCGAAGGTCTTGTTGGGCTGGTGGGGCCAGTCTGGGGAGTAGCTGCGCACGTGCAGGTGGGCCAGCATGGTGTCGTTGCCACCCGCGTTGCTGGCGATGCATAGGTAGGTGCCGTTGTCCTGGATCTGGGCGTAGCGCACCTCCAGCGTGCCGTCAGGGAAGACAGTGAGCCGCCCGTTGGTTTTGGTAGAGATGAGGTGCTTCCGGGGAGAGAGCCACATGATGGTGGGCGGCGGGTCCCCATCTGCCCGGCAGACAAAATGCACCGTGTGGCCTTCGTCCACGAAGATCTGCTGAGGTTTGCGGTCCCGTATTCGTGCTCGGCGGCAGGTGAAGTAGTTGGGCAGGAGGACATCAGGGAAGTCCTTGAACTCCTTGCCCTGGACGAACTCGGGGGTGGAGCAAGTGGGCTGCTGCTTGTTGAAGTTCAACCTCCATCGCCGCCGGAAAACCCAGAGCAGCCGACAGTCGCAGGCTAAGGGGTTGTTGTCGAGGATGAGCGTCTCCAGGTTGCCCACCGAGTGGAAAGCTGACTCCTCCAGCGTGGTCAGCAGGTTCCCTGACACGTTCAGGATGCGCAGGTAATTGAGGCCGCGGAAGGCGAAGGGCTCGACCGTGGTGAGCTGCCCTCCCACCAGCTGGATCTCCTGGAGCCTGAGCAGGTCATGGAGCATTGAGCCCTCAATGGTGACGATGGGGTTGTAGGACAGGTTCAGGAACCGGAGGTAAACCAGGTGCCTCACCGACACGTACGGGATGGACGTCAGGTTGCAGTGGGTGATGGATAAGGAGGTCAGGTTCAACCCATAGAGGCAGTTGGATGTCATAGTATCCAGGTAGGGCCAGTGTGAGATCTCAAGGACCTTGAGCCGGTACAGCCTCTTGAATGAGTAATCTCGGATGGTGTTGATGTTCAGGTGGCGCAGCCGCAGCACGATCAAACCGTGAAGGTGAGACAGGGCCTCCGTGGGGATGGAGGTCAGGTTGCATTTCTCCAGGgtcagctgctccaggctgttGAGGCCACTGAAGGCCCGGTGGGAGATGTAGACAAGGTCGTTGTCACCCACCTCCAAAGACTTCAGGTTGTACAAGTCCTGGAACATGTAATCTAGGAGGATCACAATTTTATTCTCACTAATGTCTAGCTTGGTAAGGTTGCTGAGTCCAGTAAACACTCCCAAAGGGATCAGCTTGAGTCTGTTACTCCTGAGCCCCAGCGTCCTGAGGTTGAAGAGGTTGTTGAAAGCCCCAGGTTCAATGGCACTGATAATGTTCTCGTttagctccagctcctccaggtgAGGGTAGTTGGCAAATTCATCCTGGTTGAGTGTCTTGATGCGATTCTTGCCCAAGTCCAGCAGCCTGGTCTCAGTGGGGATCCCCTCTGGCACGACCATGAATCGCTTGCGGTGGCACAGGACGGCGCGCTCCTGGGCAGAGCACTCGCAGCGCGGCGGGCAGCCCGTGGCGGAGCCGGACAGGATGGATCCCAGCATCAGGAGGAGAATTGGCTGCCAGCAGGCCAGGATTGGGCTGCGCATACTCGCCTCCCCAGCTACCATCCTATCTCTCACCTGCAGGTAACAGTGGGAGAGAAAGAGCAGTGGGCACGTGAGCAAACAACGGGCACAGCCACGGCAAAAGGTCTGGTGTCCTGGCAGAGGTGACAGTAAAGCAAAAGGCACCAACGATGCACAGCACGGGGTCtaattttccagctgaaatgcAGCCCTTTGACTTCAAGACCCTCTCTCCTCCCCACTCCCTGACTTTCCACTTGATTGAACGTGCACAGACTTTTGAGTGGAAGGTCTTGAGGAATCTGTGTCATACAGCTTCCTctgcttcttaaaaaaataatttaatacgAAACGCATCTATCTACATCCTATTTTAAGCTCTTGAAATTATTCCGTTCCTTGTAGATGGAGCCTGAATATAAAGGCTACTTTGCAAACAGAGGAGCTGAGCACAGGATGGAGCATGTGGGAGAGCCCCACTTGGGACGAGCAAGACTGACAGCACAGTGGGAGCCAGCTCCTTCCTTCTGTGCTCCCCCAtgccccagctgctctcagtgtgtccccagggccagtTCCTTGCCTCCCAGCATGCTAGCCTGCAAGGGCAGACCCAAACCATTCTCCCCCCAGAAAAAGCAACTGGGGAGACACTGCCTACAAGAGCAAGCTGTAGCCTCAAGTCAGGTCCAGGGGGGCTCTGGATAATGAGGGAGCTGCCTGGTGTCAGCTAAGAAAGACTCAGCCTCCTGCTGATGT contains these protein-coding regions:
- the LINGO1 gene encoding leucine-rich repeat and immunoglobulin-like domain-containing nogo receptor-interacting protein 1 isoform X2, yielding MVAGEASMRSPILACWQPILLLMLGSILSGSATGCPPRCECSAQERAVLCHRKRFMVVPEGIPTETRLLDLGKNRIKTLNQDEFANYPHLEELELNENIISAIEPGAFNNLFNLRTLGLRSNRLKLIPLGVFTGLSNLTKLDISENKIVILLDYMFQDLYNLKSLEVGDNDLVYISHRAFSGLNSLEQLTLEKCNLTSIPTEALSHLHGLIVLRLRHLNINTIRDYSFKRLYRLKVLEISHWPYLDTMTSNCLYGLNLTSLSITHCNLTSIPYVSVRHLVYLRFLNLSYNPIVTIEGSMLHDLLRLQEIQLVGGQLTTVEPFAFRGLNYLRILNVSGNLLTTLEESAFHSVGNLETLILDNNPLACDCRLLWVFRRRWRLNFNKQQPTCSTPEFVQGKEFKDFPDVLLPNYFTCRRARIRDRKPQQIFVDEGHTVHFVCRADGDPPPTIMWLSPRKHLISTKTNGRLTVFPDGTLEVRYAQIQDNGTYLCIASNAGGNDTMLAHLHVRSYSPDWPHQPNKTFAFISNQPNESDANSTRATVPFPFDIKTLIIATTMGFISFLGVVLFCLVLLFLWSRGKGNTKHNIEIEYVPRKSDAGISSADAPRKFNMKMI
- the LINGO1 gene encoding leucine-rich repeat and immunoglobulin-like domain-containing nogo receptor-interacting protein 1 isoform X1; protein product: MRVRDRMVAGEASMRSPILACWQPILLLMLGSILSGSATGCPPRCECSAQERAVLCHRKRFMVVPEGIPTETRLLDLGKNRIKTLNQDEFANYPHLEELELNENIISAIEPGAFNNLFNLRTLGLRSNRLKLIPLGVFTGLSNLTKLDISENKIVILLDYMFQDLYNLKSLEVGDNDLVYISHRAFSGLNSLEQLTLEKCNLTSIPTEALSHLHGLIVLRLRHLNINTIRDYSFKRLYRLKVLEISHWPYLDTMTSNCLYGLNLTSLSITHCNLTSIPYVSVRHLVYLRFLNLSYNPIVTIEGSMLHDLLRLQEIQLVGGQLTTVEPFAFRGLNYLRILNVSGNLLTTLEESAFHSVGNLETLILDNNPLACDCRLLWVFRRRWRLNFNKQQPTCSTPEFVQGKEFKDFPDVLLPNYFTCRRARIRDRKPQQIFVDEGHTVHFVCRADGDPPPTIMWLSPRKHLISTKTNGRLTVFPDGTLEVRYAQIQDNGTYLCIASNAGGNDTMLAHLHVRSYSPDWPHQPNKTFAFISNQPNESDANSTRATVPFPFDIKTLIIATTMGFISFLGVVLFCLVLLFLWSRGKGNTKHNIEIEYVPRKSDAGISSADAPRKFNMKMI